A single genomic interval of Gossypium raimondii isolate GPD5lz chromosome 11, ASM2569854v1, whole genome shotgun sequence harbors:
- the LOC105803530 gene encoding proline-rich receptor-like protein kinase PERK9, whose translation MCWFFLIIILSSSIAIDLSEGSHAHHHHHHHRKKSAVVVGRVYCDTTCSQEEFSRTSHFISGASVAVECKEGTSRPGFVQEVKTNEHGEFELRLPFSVSRRVKKINGCSVKLIKNSEPDCNVVASIPASSALRLVSGKHGTRVFSAGAFSFKLLKQPNLCRTKPKEANGEKAVLGHPESFFFPPPLFPPNPFQPPPLLPPILPPPAPLIPNPFQPPPAPLIPNPFQPPPAPLIPNPFQPPPAPPAPLIPNPFQPPPAPPAPLIPNPFQPPPAPPAPFIPNPFQPPPAPPAPPAPWFHLPPIPGLTPPPSPPPPPPPTFPFPLPPFHFPPVPPFPGIPPASASTSPKKSSP comes from the exons ATGTGTTGGTTTTTCCTTATAATAATATTGTCCAGTTCCATAGCTATAGATTTGTCAGAGGGTAGCCATgcccatcatcatcatcatcatcatcggaAGAAATCTGCAGTTGTTGTTGGACGTGTGTACTGTGATACTACATGTTCCCAAGAGGAGTTCTCTAGGACCAGCCATTTCATTTCAG GTGCATCAGTTGCAGTGGAATGTAAAGAAGGGACTTCAAGGCCAGGTTTCGTGCAGGAAGTGAAAACCAATGAGCATGGTGAATTCGAACTTCGATTGCCTTTCTCAGTTAGCAGAAGGGTGAAgaaaatcaatggatgttcagtgaaattgattaaaaacaGTGAGCCAGATTGTAATGTGGTGGCCTCAATACCGGCTTCGTCTGCACTCCGTCTGGTGTCGGGGAAGCATGGAACTCGTGTGTTTTCAGCTGGGGCTTTCAGCTTCAAGCTTCTAAAACAACCAAACCTGTGTAGAACAAAACCAAAAGAAGCAAATGGAGAAAAGGCTGTCCTTGGCCACCCTGAATCATTCTTTTTCCCTCCTCCCCTGTTTCCTCCGAACCCCTTTCAGCCTCCTCCGTTGCTTCCTCCCATACTGCCACCACCAGCTCCACTTATTCCAAACCCATTTCAGCCTCCTCCAGCTCCACTTATTCCAAATCCCTTTCAGCCTCCTCCAGCTCCTCTTATTCCAAACCCTTTTCAGCCTCCTCCAGCACCACCGGCTCCACTTATTCCAAACCCTTTTCAGCCTCCTCCCGCACCACCGGCTCCACTTATTCCAAACCCTTTCCAGCCTCCTCCCGCACCTCCAGCTCCATTTATCCCGAACCCCTTCCAGCCTCCTCCGGCACCTCCAGCACCTCCAGCACCATGGTTTCATCTTCCACCGATTCCAGGACTAACTCCACCACCATCGccaccacctccacctccaccaACCTTCCCGTTTCCTCTTCCCCCATTCCATTTCCCACCTGTACCGCCTTTCCCTGGTATCCCCCCTGCCTCTGCCTCTACTTCACCAAAGAAATCCTCTCCTTAA